A genome region from Platichthys flesus chromosome 12, fPlaFle2.1, whole genome shotgun sequence includes the following:
- the exo1 gene encoding exonuclease 1 isoform X1, which produces MGITGLLQFINDASEPISVKKYRGQTVAVDTYCWLHKGAFSCAEKLAKGEPTDQYVRYCMKFVDMLLTFGVKPVLVFDGRNLPSKQGVDKARRERRQANLHKGKQLLREGKLSEARDCFTRCVNITPAMAHNLIKVARARGVDCVVAPYEADAQLAYLNKSGLAQAVITEDSDLLAFGCKKVILKMDKQGNGLEIDQSNLGRCRSLGNVFTEEKFRYMCIISGCDYLPSLHGIGLGKACKLLRLAQDPDILKVIRKMGQYLKSNLVVPEDYIEGFIRANNTFLHQLVFDPIGRKVVPLNPYPENIDPDTLSYAGTNVGDEKGLQMALGNVDINTMARIDDFNPDKPPSQKPKRRSQHWNDSPAPTGPSIWSVGFKPSSADPPSSAVSPDRTSSSRGKERVIGLQGLRLPCRELQVKRPREDSGVSDQDVLQQYSSSSQKRSKTDQQPDKPKLTSQSQPRNRFATLLQRRNQEAAEDGQATCSRFFSSPSSTVCLSTLESAQGDLPHGVEPTAVTPTEDKFSHSDQTNDSDGPDVPSVDTPSPPPSPGTTPPSSSSGFRLFNWSGSSSSMEKSKSPNSTSGLAALQQFQFKRESFPSSPKIQHPCKDMSSLCPSPTDGNPEDNPPDFPTSQDSDYFSQSQPYNTACHKEEVPTHSLQNDDTSEINLHRDSEVKQSLTYSNKKSGILGSKVSGLSKLKSINHSQAAKVPMLGPARASGLRKKSVGSVKKVSSPNNENSPGVQATISSLWKNFSFKKDTQKLTSCMERKSKPMSPVKDNLLTSSSLTDIGLITSF; this is translated from the exons atggGAATCACTGGTCTACTACAGTTCATCAATGATGCATCTGAGCCCATCAGTGTGAAAAAATACAGAGGCCAGACAGTGGCTGTGGACACGTACTGCTGGCTGCACAAAGGAGCGTTTTCATGTGCTGAGAAGCTGGCCAAAGGAGAACCCACTGACCA ATATGTACGGTACTGCATGAAATTTGTGGACATGTTGTTGACCTTTGGTGTCAAACCAGTGCTGGTTTTTGATGGACGCAATCTGCCTTCCAAACAAGGAGTGGACAAGGCTCGCAGAGA GCGCAGACAAGCTAACCTTCATAAAGGCAAGCAGCTCCTCCGTGAAGGTAAATTGTCCGAGGCCAGGGACTGTTTTACCCGCTGTGTTAACATCACACCAGCCATGGCTCATAATCTTATTAAG GTTGCAAGGGCAAGAGGGGTGGACTGTGTGGTGGCTCCATATGAAGCTGATGCTCAGTTAGCTTACCTCAATAAATCCGGTTTGGCCCAGGCTGTCATCACTGAAGACTCTGACCTGCTGGCATTTGGCTGTAAAAAG GTGATTCTAAAAATGGACAAGCAGGGCAACGGACTGGAGATAGACCAAAGTAACCTGGGCCGATGTCGCAGCTTGGGGAACGTTTTCACAGAGGAGAAATTTCGGTACATGTGCATCATCTCTGGCTGCGACTATCTGCCCTCCCTGCATGGCATTGGCCTGGGCAAAGCCTGCAAGCTGCTAAGGCTGGCCCAAGACCCAGATATCCTAAAG GTGATCAGAAAGATGGGCCAGTACCTGAAATCTAATCTAGTAGTTCCAGAGGATTACATCGAGGGGTTCATCAGAGCCAACAACACCTTCCTTCATCAGCTCGTCTTCGATCCCATTGGGAGGAAGGTTGTACCTCTCAACCCATACCCTGAGAATATTGACCCAGACACACTCAGCTATGCTGGAAC AAATGTAGGAGATGAAAAGGGCTTGCAAATGGCCTTAGGAAATGTGGACATCAACACAATGGCGAGGATAGATGACTTCAACCCAGACAAACCCCCTTCGCAG AAGCCAAAACGCCGTAGTCAGCACTGGAATGACTCGCCAGCTCCCACTGGGCCTAGTATATGGAGTGTAGGCTTCAAGCCATCGTCTGCAGACCCGCCCTCTTCTGCTGTGTCTCCAGACAGGACTTCCTCCTCcagggggaaggagagagtcATCGGCTTACAAGGTCTGAGGCTGccctgcagagagctgcaggtgaagagaCCAAGAGAGG ACTCTGGAGTATCAGACCAGGACGTGCTGCAGCAGTACTCCTCCTCCAGTCAGAAACGATCCAAGACAGACCAACAGCCTGACAAGCCCAAATTAACAAGTCAGTCACAACCACGCAACCGCTTCGCCacgctgctgcagaggaggaaccAGGAAGCTGCGGAGGATGGCCAGGCCACATGCAGCAG ATTCTTCAGCAGTCCCAGTTCCACAGTCTGTCTCAGCACCTTGGAGTCTGCTCAGGGGGATTTACCTCATGGTGTGGAGCCCACAGCTGTAACTCCCACTGAGGACAAGTTCTCTCACAGCGACCAAACCAATGACAGCGATGGTCCCGATGTTCCATCTGTGGACACCCCGAGCCCCCCTCCATCACCAGGCACTACACCCCCCAGTTCATCCAGTGGCTTCAGGCTCTTTAACTGGTCGGGCAGCTCCTCTTCCATGGAAAAATCAAAAAGCCCTAATTCCACCTCAGGCCTGGCTGCCCTTCAGCAATTTCAGTTTAAGAGGGAGagttttccctcctctccaaaGATCCAACATCCCTGTAAAGACATGTCATCCTTGTGTCCGTCCCCCACTGACGGAAACCCAGAGGACAACCCCCCAGACTTCCCAACGTCCCAGGACAGTGACTACTTCTCCCAGTCTCAGCCTTACAACACAGCCTGCCACAAAGAGGAAGTCCCCACCCACAGCCTCCAGAATGATGACACATCT GAAATTAATCTGCACAGAGATTCAGAGGTCAAGCAGAGTCTAACATACTCAAATAAGAAATCTGGCATTCTGGGGTCAAAG GTTTCAGGTCTGTCAAAACTGAAGTCCATCAACCACAGTCAAGCAGCAAAAGTGCCGATGTTGGGCCCAGCCAGGGCCAGTGGGCTGAGGAAGAAGTCTGTGGGATCTGTGAAGAAAGTCTCCTCCCCCAATAATGAGAACAGTCCTGGAGTCCAGGCCACCATCAGCAGCCTGTGGAAGAACTTCAGCTTCAAAAA AGATACCCAGAAGCTGACTTCCTGTATGGAGCGAAAGTCAAAGCCCATGTCTCCAGTCAAAGACAACCTGCTGACCAGCTCGTCTCTCACAGACATCGGCTTAATCACCAGCTTCTGA
- the exo1 gene encoding exonuclease 1 isoform X2: MGITGLLQFINDASEPISVKKYRGQTVAVDTYCWLHKGAFSCAEKLAKGEPTDQYVRYCMKFVDMLLTFGVKPVLVFDGRNLPSKQGVDKARRERRQANLHKGKQLLREGKLSEARDCFTRCVNITPAMAHNLIKVARARGVDCVVAPYEADAQLAYLNKSGLAQAVITEDSDLLAFGCKKVILKMDKQGNGLEIDQSNLGRCRSLGNVFTEEKFRYMCIISGCDYLPSLHGIGLGKACKLLRLAQDPDILKVIRKMGQYLKSNLVVPEDYIEGFIRANNTFLHQLVFDPIGRKVVPLNPYPENIDPDTLSYAGTNVGDEKGLQMALGNVDINTMARIDDFNPDKPPSQKPKRRSQHWNDSPAPTGPSIWSVGFKPSSADPPSSAVSPDRTSSSRGKERVIGLQGLRLPCRELQVKRPREDSGVSDQDVLQQYSSSSQKRSKTDQQPDKPKLTSQSQPRNRFATLLQRRNQEAAEDGQATCSRFFSSPSSTVCLSTLESAQGDLPHGVEPTAVTPTEDKFSHSDQTNDSDGPDVPSVDTPSPPPSPGTTPPSSSSGFRLFNWSGSSSSMEKSKSPNSTSGLAALQQFQFKRESFPSSPKIQHPCKDMSSLCPSPTDGNPEDNPPDFPTSQDSDYFSQSQPYNTACHKEEVPTHSLQNDDTSVSGLSKLKSINHSQAAKVPMLGPARASGLRKKSVGSVKKVSSPNNENSPGVQATISSLWKNFSFKKDTQKLTSCMERKSKPMSPVKDNLLTSSSLTDIGLITSF, encoded by the exons atggGAATCACTGGTCTACTACAGTTCATCAATGATGCATCTGAGCCCATCAGTGTGAAAAAATACAGAGGCCAGACAGTGGCTGTGGACACGTACTGCTGGCTGCACAAAGGAGCGTTTTCATGTGCTGAGAAGCTGGCCAAAGGAGAACCCACTGACCA ATATGTACGGTACTGCATGAAATTTGTGGACATGTTGTTGACCTTTGGTGTCAAACCAGTGCTGGTTTTTGATGGACGCAATCTGCCTTCCAAACAAGGAGTGGACAAGGCTCGCAGAGA GCGCAGACAAGCTAACCTTCATAAAGGCAAGCAGCTCCTCCGTGAAGGTAAATTGTCCGAGGCCAGGGACTGTTTTACCCGCTGTGTTAACATCACACCAGCCATGGCTCATAATCTTATTAAG GTTGCAAGGGCAAGAGGGGTGGACTGTGTGGTGGCTCCATATGAAGCTGATGCTCAGTTAGCTTACCTCAATAAATCCGGTTTGGCCCAGGCTGTCATCACTGAAGACTCTGACCTGCTGGCATTTGGCTGTAAAAAG GTGATTCTAAAAATGGACAAGCAGGGCAACGGACTGGAGATAGACCAAAGTAACCTGGGCCGATGTCGCAGCTTGGGGAACGTTTTCACAGAGGAGAAATTTCGGTACATGTGCATCATCTCTGGCTGCGACTATCTGCCCTCCCTGCATGGCATTGGCCTGGGCAAAGCCTGCAAGCTGCTAAGGCTGGCCCAAGACCCAGATATCCTAAAG GTGATCAGAAAGATGGGCCAGTACCTGAAATCTAATCTAGTAGTTCCAGAGGATTACATCGAGGGGTTCATCAGAGCCAACAACACCTTCCTTCATCAGCTCGTCTTCGATCCCATTGGGAGGAAGGTTGTACCTCTCAACCCATACCCTGAGAATATTGACCCAGACACACTCAGCTATGCTGGAAC AAATGTAGGAGATGAAAAGGGCTTGCAAATGGCCTTAGGAAATGTGGACATCAACACAATGGCGAGGATAGATGACTTCAACCCAGACAAACCCCCTTCGCAG AAGCCAAAACGCCGTAGTCAGCACTGGAATGACTCGCCAGCTCCCACTGGGCCTAGTATATGGAGTGTAGGCTTCAAGCCATCGTCTGCAGACCCGCCCTCTTCTGCTGTGTCTCCAGACAGGACTTCCTCCTCcagggggaaggagagagtcATCGGCTTACAAGGTCTGAGGCTGccctgcagagagctgcaggtgaagagaCCAAGAGAGG ACTCTGGAGTATCAGACCAGGACGTGCTGCAGCAGTACTCCTCCTCCAGTCAGAAACGATCCAAGACAGACCAACAGCCTGACAAGCCCAAATTAACAAGTCAGTCACAACCACGCAACCGCTTCGCCacgctgctgcagaggaggaaccAGGAAGCTGCGGAGGATGGCCAGGCCACATGCAGCAG ATTCTTCAGCAGTCCCAGTTCCACAGTCTGTCTCAGCACCTTGGAGTCTGCTCAGGGGGATTTACCTCATGGTGTGGAGCCCACAGCTGTAACTCCCACTGAGGACAAGTTCTCTCACAGCGACCAAACCAATGACAGCGATGGTCCCGATGTTCCATCTGTGGACACCCCGAGCCCCCCTCCATCACCAGGCACTACACCCCCCAGTTCATCCAGTGGCTTCAGGCTCTTTAACTGGTCGGGCAGCTCCTCTTCCATGGAAAAATCAAAAAGCCCTAATTCCACCTCAGGCCTGGCTGCCCTTCAGCAATTTCAGTTTAAGAGGGAGagttttccctcctctccaaaGATCCAACATCCCTGTAAAGACATGTCATCCTTGTGTCCGTCCCCCACTGACGGAAACCCAGAGGACAACCCCCCAGACTTCCCAACGTCCCAGGACAGTGACTACTTCTCCCAGTCTCAGCCTTACAACACAGCCTGCCACAAAGAGGAAGTCCCCACCCACAGCCTCCAGAATGATGACACATCT GTTTCAGGTCTGTCAAAACTGAAGTCCATCAACCACAGTCAAGCAGCAAAAGTGCCGATGTTGGGCCCAGCCAGGGCCAGTGGGCTGAGGAAGAAGTCTGTGGGATCTGTGAAGAAAGTCTCCTCCCCCAATAATGAGAACAGTCCTGGAGTCCAGGCCACCATCAGCAGCCTGTGGAAGAACTTCAGCTTCAAAAA AGATACCCAGAAGCTGACTTCCTGTATGGAGCGAAAGTCAAAGCCCATGTCTCCAGTCAAAGACAACCTGCTGACCAGCTCGTCTCTCACAGACATCGGCTTAATCACCAGCTTCTGA